In Trichoderma atroviride chromosome 2, complete sequence, one DNA window encodes the following:
- a CDS encoding uncharacterized protein (EggNog:ENOG41) encodes MPTPWNAVCIVGIRVYSKDEQLELLTVMEGGSLDGMGEKGQADLDNAQDNAGGVRLGEENGAGEAGLCTDLE; translated from the coding sequence atgcccACGCCGTGGAATGCCGTCTGCATTGTGGGCATCCGCGTCTATTCCAAGgacgagcagctggagctcttGACCGTCATGGAGGGCGGATCGCTCGACGGCATGGGCGAGAAGGGCCAGGCGGATCTGGATAATGCGCAGGACAATGCCGGTGGTGTGCGGCTGGGTGAGGAGAATGGGGCGGGTGAAGCTGGCCTTTGTACGGATTTGGAgtga
- a CDS encoding uncharacterized protein (EggNog:ENOG41~MEROPS:MER0016159) → MHGYSSSDESDDPRRPRSQPSSSGNNQDNKKKRKKRLPPQQSINRIWKKFSNRKFYTALSVLPFDPVAPRSGLDRPNELLSEGYERAAEECRRKVEKIVKECKRVNMRYRDPGWDLDWDLRYEKGNTLNYIGSDKFEINRTTLLGSKAVVPKAVKRVHEIFEKPTFLKDVSGSDVKQGSLGDCWLMSSFTALASADKGVPRCCVAYDTKIGIYGFLFYRDGEWVYSIVDDKLYLKSPGWDSPSMQRDLLQQIDRNEETEATYRKTYQTGSKALFFAQCKDQNETWVPLLEKAYAKAHGDYASLSGGWIGEGLEDLSGGVTTELLASDILDLDAFWDNELSKVNKEFMFGCSAGILDYGYGHRDGISEAHAYVVTDARTLKSGQRLVKLRNPWGEIRKGLWEGAWSDGSKEWTAEAQEELGHKFGSDSVFWITFEDLVRKYTHFDRTRLFREDDDWRCCQRWIGVDVPWKAEYHEKFRIKLTRDSPLILVLSQLDGRYFKGLQGQYSFRLHFRLHNEDQPDAEDYIVRSHGNYFMKRSVSVELPDLPSGNYTVYLKVTGQRNQELPSVEEVVKRESQKRVENEKLAQVGYAYDLAHSKAWEHMEKVTEIRNKRDQEKATLHRQKERRRQWERRHISRDVTKKQKKKNGEKKERKKEHREELRKKAIEAAAKVESKSENVSGISTPLDADIVNIDVSKLALNDDSDSNASGSPTDTPKSEKSSIFPSDEKQDVPPRC, encoded by the exons ATGCACGGCTACAGTTCCTCTGACGAGTCGGACGATCCTCGCCGTCCGCGCTCGCAGCCATCCTCGTCAGGCAACAACCaagacaacaagaagaagagaaagaagagactcCCTCCCCAGCAGTCCATCAACAGGATCTGGAAGAAGTTTTCAAACCGAAAGTTTTACACGGCGCTCTCAGTCCTTCCGTTCGACCCTGTCGCGCCTCGATCGGGATTGGACCGACCTAATGAGCTGCTCTCCGAAGGATATGAGCGCGCTGCAGAAGAGTGTCGACGAAAGGTCgagaagattgtcaaggaGTGTAAGCGGGTCAATATGAGATATCGTGACCCAGGCTGGGATTTG GACTGGGATCTGAGATACGAAAAGGGCAACACCCTCAACTATATCGGCAGCGACAAGTTTGAAATCAACAGGACTACCTTGCTGGGCTCCAAAGCGGTCGTTCCCAAGGCTGTCAAGAGAGTGCACGAGATTTTCGAGAAGCCCACGTTTTTGAAGGATGTCAGCGGAAGCGATGTCAAGCAGGGGAGCCTTGGAGACTGCTGGCTCATGTCCAGCTTCACTGCATTGGCAAGCGCCGATAAAGGTGTTCCCCGGTGCTGCGTGGCATACGATACGA AAATTGGCATCTACGGATTTCTCTTCTACCGGGATGGAGAATGGGTCTACTCGATTGTCGATGACAAGCTGTATCTCAAGTCTCCGGGTTGGGACTCGCCTAGCATGCAGCGTGACCTTCTCCAGCAGATTGACCGCAACGAAGAAACCGAAGCTACTTACAGGAAGACATATCAGACGGGCTCAAaggctctcttctttgcccaGTGCAAGGACCAAAATGAAACGTGGGTGCCACTTCTTGAGAAGGCCTACGCCAAAGCCCATGGTGACTATGCCTCCCTTTCTGGTGGCTGGATCGGAGAAGGTCTAGAGGATCTCTCTGGTGGAGTCACCACTGAGCTGCTTGCATCCGACATCTTGGATCTTGACGCCTTTTGGGACAACGAGCTGTCCAAGGTCAACAAGGAATTCATGtttggctgctctgctggcaTCCTGGATTATGGCTATGGCCACCGCGATGGCATCAGCGAGGCTCATGCCTACGTTGTTACCGATGCTCGCACCCTCAAGTCAGGCCAGCGACTGGTCAAGCTCCGCAATCCCTGGGGCGAGATCCGCAAGGGCCTTTGGGAGGGAGCGTGGAGCGACGGCTCCAAGGAATGGACTGCCGAGGCCCAAGAGGAGCTGGGCCACAAGTTTGGCAGCGATTCTGTCTTTTGGATTACCTTTGAGGACTTGGTCCGCAAGTATACCCATTTTGACCGGACTCGTCTGTTCAGGGAGGACGACGACTGGCGCTGCTGTCAGCGATGGATCGGAGTCGACGTCCCGTGGAAGGCGGAATACCACGAAAAGTTCCGCATCAAGCTGACAAGGGACTCTCCTCTTATTCTCGTCTTGTCGCAATTAGACGGAAGATACTTCAAGGGCCTCCAAGGACAGTACAGCTTCCGCCTCCACTTCCGCCTTCACAATGAAGATCAACCCGACGCGGAAGATTACATTGTGCGCTCTCACGGCAATTACTTTATGAAGCGATCGGTGTCTGTGGAGCTCCCCGATCTTCCTTCTGGCAACTATACTGTATACCTCAAGGTGACTGGCCAGCGCAACCAGGAACTGCCGTCGGTCGAAGAGGTtgtcaagagagagagccaaAAGCGGGTTGAAAACGAGAAGCTTGCGCAAGTAGGCTACGCGTATGACCTGGCTCACAGCAAGGCCTGGGAGCACATGGAAAAGGTGACTGAGATTCGCAACAAGCGAGACCAGGAAAAGGCCACTTTGCACCGCCAGAAGGAGCGGCGACGGCAGTGGGAGAGACGGCACATCAGCCGCGACGTgaccaagaagcagaagaagaagaatggcgagaagaaggagcgGAAGAAGGAGCACAGGGAGGagctgaggaagaaggccatTGAAGCAGCTGCCAAGGTGGAGAGCAAGTCTGAGAATGTCTCGGGCATCTCGACGCCTCTCGACGCGGACATTGTCAACATTGATGTCAGCAAGCTGGCGCTCAATGACGACTCGGACTCCAACGCCAGCGGCTCGCCTACTGATACTCCCAAGTCGGAGAAGTCCAGCATCTTTCCCTCGGACGAAAAGCAAGATGTGCCCCCCCGCTGCTGA
- a CDS encoding uncharacterized protein (TransMembrane:7 (o24-45i90-112o132-153i220-246o252-281i293-320o340-363i)), with product MPHFPSIRLPPKPKFLHTIPSNSIRIIVILITVNIIVWVVIAIVLRFHTALISPAALSYALGLRHALDADHISAIDLMTRRLIASGQRPATVGTFFSLGHSTIVIITCVVVAATSGALRKRFDGFQRIGNIIGTSVSAAVLIILCLGNGWVLYKLVKRLKEVLAERRRIVIEGDGDDLYNEDGDATAMQTNDQFHLEGGGFLIRSLKFLFKSIDRPWKMYPLGVVFGLGFDTSSEIAVLGIASIQAVQGTSIWLILIFPILFTSGMCLVDSTDGALMMALYTSKAFSRDTVAILYYSIVLTGITVVVAAFIGIVQVLSLAQNVANPSGKFWDGVSAIGDHFDIIGGSICGLFVIVGIGSVLLYGPWRRRMERRAQGALVVETSGDVEAEGASSRSLEQDPDSKAASSKVAVAGSSHQV from the exons atgcctcACTTCCCGTCCATCAGACTCCCTCCAAAGCCGAAATTCCTTCATACAATCCCCTCCAACAGCATTCGAATCATCGTCATACTCATCACTGTGAATATCATTGTCTGGgtcgtcatcgccattgtcCTGCGCTTCCATACGGCGCTCATCTCTCCTGCTGCGCTCTCATACGCCCTGGGTCTTCGCCATGCCCTCGATGCAGACCACATCTCTGCCATTGACCTCATGACGAGGCGGCTCATCGCATCGGGACAGCGACCGGCCACTGTAGGGACGTTTTTCTCGCTCGGACACAGCACCATTGTCATTATTACGTGCGTTGTCGTGGCGGCGACGAGTGGCGCTTTGAGGAAGCGCTTTGATGGCTTCCAGAGGATAGGAAACATTATTGGTACGAGCGTCAGTGCAGCTGTGCTTATTATTTTGTGTTTGGGCAACGGATGGGTGCTCTATAAGCTCGtgaagagattgaaggaGGTTCTCGCAGAGCGGAGGCGCATTGTGATTgagggcgatggcgatgatttgTACAACGAGGACGGTGATGCTACTGCAATGCAAACCAACGATCAGTTTCATCTTGAAGGTGGTGGATTTCTGATACGCTCTCTCAAGTTCCTTTTCAAGTCGATTGACCGGCCGTGGAAAATGTATCCGCTTGGAGTTGTCTTTGGCCTGGGCTTTGATACGAGCTCTGAGATTGCCGTTTTGGGGATTGCGAGTATACAAGCCGTGCAAGGGACGAGCATCTGGCTGATTCTCATTTTCCCGATTCTATTTACCT CTGGCATGTGCCTTGTTGATAGCACCGATGGCGCTCTGATGATGGCGCTGTATACATCAAAGGCCTTTTCGCGAGACACAGTCGCGATTCTGTACTACTCCATCGTCCTCACCGGCATTACCGTCGTGGTCGCTGCTttcatcggcatcgtccaGGTTCTGTCGCTGGCGCAGAATGTGGCCAACCCAAGCGGCAAGTTCTGGGACGGCGTGTCGGCTATTGGGGATCACTTTGACATTATTGGCGGGAGCATCTGCGGCCTGTTTGTCATTGTTGGCATTGGGTCTGTCTTGTTGTATGGGCCGTGGAGGAGGCGCATGGAGCGGAGGGCTCAGGGGGCGCTGGTTGTAGAGACGAGTGGCGATGTGGAAGCTGAGGGGGCATCATCGAGGAGTTTGGAGCAGGATCCAGATTCGAAAGCAGCGAGTAGCAAAGTAGCTGTTGCGGGTAGTAGTCATCAAGTATAA
- a CDS encoding uncharacterized protein (EggNog:ENOG41) codes for MHDFILDMAPSVAARGKIYKAKRRGEKIPLDWALDADGRPTDDPEAALGGVMLPMGGPKGSALAIMMDVFSGVLSGSAFAGHVTNPYDPSKPADVGHFLVAIKPDLFMDLAEFRERMQYLYERVVGSQKAAGVERIYFPGEIEQLTQRERERTGIPLVRAEIEALNEEARRVGVAGLEV; via the coding sequence ATGCACGACTTCATCCTGGACATGGCGCCGTCGGTGGCGGCCCGGGGCAAGATTTACAAGGCAAAGCGAAGAGGCGAGAAGATTCCGCTGGACTGGGCGCTGGATGCCGACGGACGGCCGACGGACGACCCCGAGGCGGCGCTGGGCGGCGTGATGCTGCCGATGGGAGGACCAAAGGGCTCGGCGCTGGCCATCATGATGGATGTCTTCTCGGGGGTGCTCTCCGGCTCTGCGTTTGCAGGGCATGTGACGAACCCGTACGACCCGTCGAAGCCGGCCGACGTGGGCCATTTCCTGGTTGCCATCAAGCCGGACCTGTTCATGGATCTCGCCGAGTTCCGGGAGCGCATGCAGTATCTGTACGAGCGGGTGGTTGGGTCGCAGAAGGCGGCGGGCGTGGAGAGGATATACTTTCCGGGGGAGATTGAGCAGTTGACgcagagggagagggagaggacgGGGATCCCGCTGGTGAGGGCGGAGATTGAGGCGTTGAATGAGGAGGCGCGGAGGGTTGGGGTTGCTGGGCTGGAGGTGTGA
- a CDS encoding uncharacterized protein (EggNog:ENOG41), producing the protein MYFVHWKLLPIYLHFVQHNDPSTDANVDFIQAQVRANYWVRTRADEPLDTVLGHNCSTSRRDRALRSGGACRVDGFPGVWDECAMGVRLCGEDGGGGGEV; encoded by the coding sequence ATGTACTTTGTCCATTGGAAACTACTACCTATTTACTTACACTTTGTGCAGCACAACGACCCATCCACCGACGCAAACGTCGACTTCATCCAAGCCCAAGTCCGCGCAAACTACTGGGTGCGCACCCGCGCCGACGAGCCGCTGGACACGGTGCTCGGGCACAACTGCTCGACTTCGCGGCGGGACAGGGCGCTGCGGTCGGGGGGCGCATGTCGTGTCGACGGATTTCCCGGCGTTTGGGATGAGTGCGCGATGGGGGTGCGATTATGCGGTGAGgatggagggggagggggcgaGGTGTAA
- a CDS encoding uncharacterized protein (EggNog:ENOG41~SECRETED:SignalP(1-17)), translating into MILRYLFVAAFALGAVAAPSESQIVLQHDRKYAKNGLVWTEGAVRMNHIQVIGSHNSYHIEAPKAERDLQSTFASGAIDLQYSHSALDVQLEHLHVRNLEIDVLADPDGGMFSQPLIRRLAGLGVPNDPALKQKGTKVLHIPDVDYHTSCSTLVSCLRIIKGWMDAHPDSVPLPIMMEFKTAEKLGERLGGAKVVPWNTELLDIVDDEIRSVFGASQLLVPDDVRRDGLTLEESILKHGWPDLDSARGEDILFDG; encoded by the exons ATGATACTGCGATATCTTTTTGTTGCGGCTT TCGCGCTTGGCGCTGTTGCGGCTCCGTCTGAATCTCAGATTGTACTCCAACATGACCGGAAATATGCCAAGAATGGGCTTGTTTGGACAGAAGGGGCCGTGAGGATGAACCATATACAGGTCATTGGATCGCACAACAGCTACCACATCGAGGCGCCCAAGGCGGAGCGAGACCTTCAGTCGACGTTTGCGTCGGGGGCGATTGATTTGCAGTATTCGCATTCTGCGCTGGATGTGCAGCTGGAGCATCTGCATGTGAGGAATCTAGA AATAGACGTGTTGGCGGATCCAGATGGCGGCATGTTTAGCCAGCCGCTGATTCGCAGACTTGCTGGCCTCGGCGTCCCCAACGACCCGGCGCTGAAGCAAAAGGGCACAAAAGTGCTGCATATCCCAGACGTGGACTATCACACCAGTTGCTCGACGCTGGTTTCCTGTCTGCGGATCATCAAGGGGTGGATGGACGCTCACCCGGACAGCGTGCCGCTGCCCATCATGATGGAGTTTAAGACGGCAGAGAAGCTGGGAGAGCGACTGGGCGGCGCGAAAGTGGTGCCGTGGAACACGGAGCTGTTGGACATTGTCGACGACGAGATTCGGTCTGTGTTTGGGGCGTCGCAGCTACTTGTTCCGGACGATGTACGGAGAGATGGCTTGACGCTGGAGGAGTCGATCTTGAAGCATGGCTGGCCGGATCTGGATAGTGCGAGGGGGGAGGATATTCTTTTTGATGGATAA
- a CDS encoding mitochondrial 54S ribosomal protein uL14m (EggNog:ENOG41~BUSCO:EOG092D4OIQ) yields the protein MIQLKTMLNCIDNSGAALVECALVVGQKRHARIGDRIVVVVQEQRGSSSSGMAGISAAAKVKRGDIRHAVVVRTRYPTQRRDGTVVRFDDNACVLLNKSGDPVGTRINGVVGAELKRKKWSKILSMAPMQA from the exons ATGATTCAATTAAAG ACGATGCTCAACTGCATCGACAACTCGGGCGCCGCCCTCGTTGAAtgcgccctcgtcgtcggccagAAGCGCCACGCCAGAATAG GTgaccgcatcgtcgtcgtcgtccaggaACAGCgcggctcctcctcctccggcATGGCAggcatctccgccgccgcaaagGTCAAGCGCGGCGACATCCGccacgccgtcgtcgtccgCACCAGGTACCCGACCCAGCGCCGCGACGGTACCGTCGTGCGCTTCGACGACAACGCCTGCGTCCTGCTCAACAAGTCGGGCGACCCCGTCGGCACTCGAATCAACGGCGTCGTAGGCgcagagctgaagaggaagaagtggaGCAAGATTCTGTCCATGGCCCCGATGCAGGCGTAA